A single window of Leptolyngbya ohadii IS1 DNA harbors:
- a CDS encoding SMI1/KNR4 family protein, whose product MYLDKAKARFQELEQIGDIYKNQPCSLEEVELLEKDLKLKLPVAYREFLLWCGNRCGFLDSDRYFWSDVKDFHRELLEETMEILNLPMTLIPSDAIIFYVNHGGYVYAFICASEGDNPPVHELRNGQLVWNQTDTIEQFCLDRIETALKLAKGC is encoded by the coding sequence ATGTATCTTGACAAAGCAAAAGCACGATTCCAAGAACTTGAGCAGATTGGAGATATTTATAAAAATCAGCCTTGTTCACTGGAAGAAGTTGAACTTTTAGAGAAAGATTTGAAGTTAAAGCTGCCTGTTGCATACCGAGAATTTCTTCTATGGTGTGGAAATCGTTGTGGATTTCTTGATTCGGATAGGTATTTCTGGAGTGATGTAAAGGACTTTCACCGTGAATTGCTTGAGGAAACAATGGAAATCCTCAATCTGCCGATGACCCTAATCCCCTCAGATGCCATCATCTTTTACGTAAATCATGGGGGATACGTTTATGCCTTTATTTGTGCTTCTGAAGGAGATAATCCTCCTGTTCACGAACTTCGCAATGGTCAATTAGTCTGGAACCAGACTGACACCATTGAGCAATTCTGTCTTGATAGGATTGAAACTGCGCTTAAGCTTGCAAAAGGTTGTTAA